The following coding sequences lie in one Rutidosis leptorrhynchoides isolate AG116_Rl617_1_P2 chromosome 6, CSIRO_AGI_Rlap_v1, whole genome shotgun sequence genomic window:
- the LOC139851871 gene encoding CBL-interacting serine/threonine-protein kinase 7-like, translating to MAPPAPGINRSSSDGGTIILNKYQLTKLLGRGSFAKVYHGRSLIDDSSVAVKVIEKPSIADPSMESLLVREVAAMRRLNHPNILKLHEVLATKTKIYLVMELASGGELFTQLARRGRMKESTARRFFQQIVSTLNFCHQNGVAHRDLKPQNLLLDENGNLKISDFGLSALPESHKDGLLHTACGTPAYTAPEIIRRKGYDGSKADAWSCGVILFIFLAGYLPFDDSNLANMYRKIHLREFVFPDWIAKQPRIIIQKLLDPNPKTRMSFDTLMSLPWFKKSLKPDPSLEPDHYDDSQSESETETNGDELNSIKYKTKMNAFDLISMSSGLDLSAIFEEKIVRKERRFTSTASVAEIEKRVVEVGEKLGYRMKKMKDKDNWNKDVVGLVKGRVVVLAKVLEVAVELLLVEMTVVSGGGGEGFSDGEWEEMKLGFEDVVVSWYC from the coding sequence ATGGCACCACCGGCGCCCGGCATCAACCGTTCCTCCAGCGACGGCGGTACAATCATACTCAACAAGTATCAACTCACTAAACTTTTAGGTCGAGGTAGTTTCGCTAAAGTCTACCACGGCCGTTCACTAATAGACGATTCCTCGGTTGCCGTTAAAGTAATCGAGAAACCGTCTATTGCTGATCCGTCAATGGAGTCGCTACTCGTACGCGAAGTTGCGGCTATGAGACGATTAAATCATCCGAACATATTAAAATTACACGAAGTTTTGGCTACAAAAACTAAGATCTATTTAGTAATGGAACTCGCTTCAGGCGGCGAGCTTTTCACGCAGCTAGCGCGCCGTGGACGGATGAAGGAATCTACTGCTAGGCGGTTTTTTCAACAGATTGTTTCTACGCTTAATTTTTGTCATCAAAACGGCGTCGCACATCGAGATCTGAAACCGCAAAACTTGTTATTAGATGAGAACGGTAATTTGAAGATATCAGATTTCGGTTTATCGGCGTTACCTGAATCACATAAGGATGGATTACTACATACGGCGTGCGGAACTCCGGCGTATACAGCACCGGAGATCATTCGGCGGAAAGGCTACGACGGATCTAAGGCGGATGCGTGGTCGTGTGGAGTTATACTTTTTATTTTCTTAGCAGGTTATCTTCCTTTTGACGATAGCAATTTAGCTAATATGTACCGGAAAATTCATCTGCGAGAGTTTGTGTTTCCGGATTGGATAGCGAAGCAACCGCGGATTATAATTCAGAAGCTTCTGGATCCGAATCCGAAAACACGGATGAGTTTCGATACTTTAATGAGTCTACCGTGGTTTAAAAAATCACTGAAACCGGATCCTAGTTTAGAACCAGATCACTACGATGATTCACAATCGGAGTCGGAGACTGAAACTAATGGTGATGAATTGAACTCGATCAAATACAAAACGAAGATGAACGCGTTTGATTTGATATCTATGTCGTCCGGACTTGATTTGTCAGCTATTTTCGAGGAGAAAATTGTGCGAAAAGAGAGACGGTTTACGTCAACTGCAAGTGTGGCGGAGATCGAAAAAAGAGTGGTGGAAGTTGGGGAAAAATTAGGTTATagaatgaagaagatgaaggataAAGATAATTGGAATAAAGATGTGGTTGGATTAGTAAAAGGAAGAGTGGTTGTGTTGGCTAAAGTGTTGGAGGTGGCGGTTGAGTTATTGTTGGTTGAGATGACGGTGGTTAGCGGCGGCGGTGGTGAAGGTTTTAGTGACGGTGAATGGGAGGAAATGAAATTAGGGTTTGAAGATGTTGTGGTGTCATGGTATTGTTAG